GCTGGGTGGTTTGTGAAACAGCCACTGATACCAAAGATTCTTTGACCTGCCAGTCCTGTGCTGCCAAAGGGAGGAATACACACCAAATACCAAAAGCTCAATAGCATAACCAAAGCTGTtacacatgtaaacaaacatacaaatgaatTTTCACGTAAAGGTGATATATACATACTCATACAGTGCAGTCAGACTGCATAGCACCCCACTGAGGGATGCGGCTGCTATGCAGATTGAGTTGAGTGCCTTTTTCCTTCAACAACGGGTGGGACTGCtctgaaatacacacacacacacacacacacacacacacacacagaagcacACACACTTGGACAGTTTACACACGGAACGCGTTTTTGAGGTCCAATGCGCTGGTTTTTCATCGTGTTTCAATGTAAATATGGGCAACACTGGTGTTTCGACCGTTACGCCCCTTCCCGCGCTATTTTCAGTGTCTCCGCGGGACAGTCGCGATTTAAAGGCGCCGTGTCTGGTTTTAAAAACGCGACAGGGATCGTGAGCTATTTTCTATTTTCCAGATTTTCCAAGCGCGGCGTCTTTTACCGAAAGAACgcgttctgtgtgaacagcACCTTGCACACTCATGCCAACATGCAATTGTACAGTATGCAGGCATAAAGCATTGGGCGATTTTAACGTTAGTTTGACATAAACTGGTGTTTAAGCACTTTATAATGCcaactttattatttttccagTATCACTTGACTGTAATTATTTGGGCTAAGAGCCCTTTAAAACGACCAGGTTTATTTCGCATTAAGCTTGTCTTGAGAGTGAGGCCAGTTTATTTTATGTGCACTGGCAGATATTCGCAAAATATCTTTCAATGTTAGCATCGTGTACTTGCACCCTGATTTCATTCCGTATGCCGCAGTACTGTACCCACATATGGCTTATTTTCAGGAGCACTTTCTAATTTAAATCAAGATATATCATAAATCAACTCTAAAATACCAGATAGGACTTTAATCTGAGCAATTTGATTCTCTACAGCTACCATTTTAGTCCAGAACAAGTTTAGAATAAAACCCTGTTTTTGACAATTTGATTATCAAAGATTTAAACAGCTGCAAGTGATTCAGGAAAAGAGGCCATTTTAAGAGACACATTGAACCAGTTCCCTCATTGATTTCTCCCATTGGAAACCACACGGATTTGGCAGGAAGGTGTTGACAATTGATTCTGAAATACCTCAAATGTTTTGTGTAAAGTTTATGTAATTTAGATTAAACTAATGCTAATTACAATGAGTACACTAACACTACTAAGACTAATAATAGTTAGTTTTTGAACTTGTGACTTGAAGCTTTATACtgttaaattgtgtttttgttggtGTTGTTGTTTGGTTTACTCATTTGCCAATttcttgtttattattattattattattattattgttattattattattttgattgatgGCGGTACATAattctttataaaagaaagACGTTTGAATGTTTAGACACACCATGGAGGAAAAGGATTTGAGAGTAGAAGAaagcaacaaaaaaattaataattgaaaGATGACGACAGAAGAGAGCGAAATCACAAATACGCTGAATTTCCAATATATGCATCAAGTTTCTAATAATTTGTTTCAGCATTATTCAAACTTTAACtatgttcatttcttttttctttatttaaagctCGATTGTGTTAAGTGCTCCtagcattaatttaaaaaataatgaaaaaacaaactcctCCCATTTGAAGAGGTGGGGACACTTTTTTCTGCATGACTATTGTATACTGTATAGAGTAAAGCTGGATTGACCTGGACTTTGGTGGGAGCTACTAGGACGAATAGACCCCGGGGGAAGTTGGACATGGGTGGGAAGGGTGGTAAAAGTGTTGGAGGGGTCTTTGTTTTGTAGAGTTTTCTGTCACTGTTGTTTTTCACTGGTTGTGTGCATGTATTGTTGCAGCCCTCTATGCCCTCCTTGTATTTCTTTTATGTATATAACTCTTTATAATGGGGCATGACCGTGTATTCTGGGCAACTGAACTTGGTCATGGACCCCTATGTATACACGTCTCCTCTTCTGAAATGTAATCTTGTGTGCATTTGTTTACATGTGGCGTGTTTCTCGATTTGGGTAGCACACCATTTCACACAAAACTGGAATGCTACTGGCCAGTTTTTTTGCAACAGACCCCTCCAACCAGAAATGGTCTCTCATTGACTTTAAAACAGCATCACATACATCATGTTTCTCTCCGGGTCTGTCTGCAGATCCAACCCCCCAATCACACTGTGCTCTTCCTCTTCTGTTACCTGTCAATCAATCAGAACCAAGTGTCTTTGTGATGGTAGAAGACAATCAGTTTCAAAACAAGGAGAAAAATGGTAGAGAGAAGACAGGctgagaggaggaggagaaaggAAAGAGGAAAGAGGCTCTCACGGTCGCAAGTAGGCGACTGCTGCCCTATTTAGCTTGCTGTGGTGCTTATGGTGTGCAACGTTAGCTAACTTTGCAAACACTCTTCCCTGATAACCTTAAAGTAGCATTGCATAGTAATGCATCAAAAACTTTCAAGTCTTTCAAGGAGATTTAACTCCCACATTAAATTTTAACCAccaaaaacagacaaaagaagtaacattttagcattttaatgcCAACCGTGATGCTAACAACTAATGTTCACTTAAGTAGGTAGCTACATTTCGTCTCACTTAACTACTCCCACACTGCAGGACTTGAATTGAAAAGGTTCAAGTCCAGCAGTGTGTATTGAAAAGAGCTAGTGCAGACAAGTGCTAAAATTTGCGGTAACAATGCTCTCTAATAAACATAAACCAGCCAGTAAAGAGCTGCTGAGGCTGGTTGTCTTTACACAGAGACCTATgcaaaaatacaaatcaaataaaagccTTTACCTCAATCTTAATCGATGTGGTTGGTTCAGGCTTTTTTTTCCCAGTTCCTCAAAATCCACTTCAGTAACTAGGATGTTGTTCAAGAATACCTGTACCAATTatagaaaaaaacacttgtaCTGTTACCTGCTAAGTAAACTGTATTAAACTAGCCTTCACTTCAGTGGGGTTAGCAAATCTGGTCTGTTGGTTTTTATAAATGCTTTGGGCACTTGGCAGGCTGAGAGACCAACTAAATGATAAGCTAACCTAGCTAAGACCAGCAAAccatcttgagtgttttttAAGTAGGGAATTTCAGTGTAGCAAATTAGCCCAGATTATTTAATACTGAAACACTGTATGGAGGAGTGTTTGCAAAGTAAAAAGCTCATGCACATAAACTCTTCTTAGAGCACATCTACCCAAGCCAAAGACTGATCCAAGGGTAAAgacaatccaaaaaaaaaaaacaatcagtgtGTGATTCTGAAGCTGGTGAGATGCCTGGCTGACTATATTTGACAGGTGTAAGGATTTCCCTTTCATGAATTTAATTTCAATGTTAAGACCTAGTGCAGGAAATATTAAGGAGAAAACACCAGTCCTTGTTTAAAATCTTCTGCTCAAGATTTTGACGGTTTTAATATCCCATTGAAGCTTCATATTCACACACAAACTTGTTCTCAGGCAGCTGTTAAAGGTTAAAGGGCATGTTATTATGGAGAGCCTCGTTCCTCCTCCTGTCCTACAGGGGGAGCCAGAGAGCCTGTGGAGCACTTTTCATTCAGTGCAAGAAGGAGACAGATTGGAGTAATAACTgttacaggaaaaaaaaaaaaaaaaaaaggtaatatgGGTAAATTGCgtgttttgaaataaaataaaaccattgtTGAACATTTTCACGCTATTGTCTGTTTATCTAGCCTGGATTTCACTGCAGcaataaagagaaaaagaatatattttcaatgaaatatatttatttgttaatttttttttacaaaaatacaagTATATTTAAAAGATCTAATATTACAAACTAAAGGTGATGGGATTTACCTTTTATCAACTATTTGGCCCTATGATGCTCATAATGTTATGACAAATCGGGgatttacaactttttttgcattttaaataacattaagtATTGGCAAAATGATCACTATCAATTAGATTAGGTGTCTTCCGGGCCTCCATTTTGGAATTGCACCAAAAGCCCTAGGTTTCTGGACCACAGActtttttagttaaaatatttgcTACTCATATCACATTTTCAGTGCATGACAAAACACACTGAAGATGCTAGCATGCCACATCGCCACTATTCATTTCTATACGTGAACCCTGTGGAGATTCTTTCTTCAGACTATCTGCTGTAACTCTCCTGTCCTGTGGGGGTGCCGTAGAGGGAAGCCCAACGCCTGTGGTGATTAACTTTCCAAAACCTTTCCCTTGGGACACCGCATAGGATGAACGACGCTGAAGGGTTCCTCTCTGAAACCACGACTTCAGCTCAACAGACTCATTCGAGCTGTGGATCTGCATGTGTAAAAAGGACAATATGGTGAGCACAGACAATAACACAACAACATGTCTTACATACTAATTGTGACAAAAGGATTTGTGATAAATCAACCTTATGTTTGTTGGGGTTTGTTAGCACAAGACCTAAGGCCCGTATGGTTATTGAGGGAAGGACAGCAATACAGGTGGTCACACATATGGTCAGCCAAACCTCAGGGGTACTGTATGCATTTGGTGATGCTCCTGAAAATTCAAGTTTCAGATAATCAACAGCGTTTCAACATTAAGGGAATCTGCTTGAAATCCCTTATAAAGAGTTTCCACATTCTTATATTTCACAGCTAAACAGTCTTTTAACACTGCCTCCTGGTGGTGTGTATAAATACAGAGAGTCTCAAAAATTCAGATTGTGAAAACATGAAAGGTTACCATGCTCATGCAAAACATAGGAATAGAGGATTTTATAATtagatatctatctatctatctatctatctatctatctatctatctatctatctctctctctctctctatatatatatatatatatatatatacatacatacatacacacacacacacacacacatatatagtaGTATAAAATTTGACGCACTTTGCAGTAtctgcaaaatattaattattttaccaaaataagagggttcatacaaaatgcatgttatctcatttttcaccatctttTGCGTATTTGAACGCTTTActacaatgactgtatgattttgagatccatcttttcataCGCAACTATAACAAAAgttcaaacgctcactgatgctccagaaggaatcacgatgcattaagagccagaAGTGTAAACTTCTGAACAGAACAAAGACAtgcacatttttcttattttgcctaaatatcatatttagtactgcccttcagaggcCACAGAAGAtagttacatgtttcccagaagtcAAAATAAGTTCAGTTTatcctgatcttcaaattcaaaaagttttcatctcCAGGCTATTaatgtttccttctggagcatcagtggcGTTGTGTCCCTCAGTTGTcgtcagtgtgaaaagatggatctcaaaatcatacagtcactgctggaaagggttcaaatatgtaaaagatgctggaaaaccaaagaatctgtgggacctgaaggatttttctgaggAACAGcgggcagtttaactgttcaggacaaacaagggactcatgaacaagtatcacaaaaaaaaaaaacagctgtggatcattcaggtaacaacacagtattaagaatcaagtgtaaacttttgaacgggtcatttttataaattcaactattattttctcttgtggactatatgtaaacatcttttatgtgttTATCCAGGTCtttcttattcaggtcagtactaaaaaaGTATGCATTTCATATGATCCATcttattttgctaaaataattaacattttgcagatactgacattgaaaatgaatatgataaataataaggttattttaacaattttctaATATTCATTctaaattttcaaaatatttaccaatttaaattcataaattttacacatttatctaatatccattcattttcagttaaaatatttaattggttaaaattatttttagaagcctgacatttaaatacaaatataattataaacatttactCTCAGttataaaaatcagtaaatTACTTCTAAaatctatctatatatttttttttaaagtcatttgCGATTATTGGATAAATCTCGGAAACCAATACaatcataaaaacaaatttaaaaaatgataaagatAAACTAGCACCTCAAATTACTCTTTACAAGTgcattttctataaaaaaaatggaGCCCTGATAGGGTGATATAGAAAGTTTACTACTTGATTAAATGCATTTGTCCCTTCTTTTAGGGATATGTGATTTACACGAACAATGATTAATCTGCAGACATGAATACCCAGAAAAAAGTAGTCTTTAGGTGAGGCAGTGAAGAGTCGAGCGCTATGGAGAGCCAGCATGGACAGAAAGAACGCCACCAAACTAAAAACTACTGCTGCAACGCTGTACTTAGTCCAGTATTTTGTATGTAGAATAACCTAAAAACGACAGACAGAAACAAAatgatacttttatttaatcatacttttattaaataAGATCATATTTGTTGATGCCATTACCTCAACAGTCATGGTGAGCACTACAGATGTTTGAACCGTTACGGCTAAAGTCTGATAATCGAGAGCAGAGTACTGCAATATTCCCATAGGGATGAAGAACAGGATGATGGAGGTGTAGATCGAGTAGAGGAGAGTGATGGCCAGAACTAAAGGATTGAAAAGCTGCTTCCTCTGTCCAATCGAGTAGATCTCAGGCCAACACAGACAACTCTTGGCGCTCACATCCTATCATGGAGTTAATGTAACCAGTTAGACTTCCAGATGAACCAATCAGATGTTAGATTTCTTGTGATCGGTTGGTATTTAGCTTACCTGTTCAAAAAAACCCATGCACTGTATAGGCAGGGATGTGTACAGTGTTGTGTAGAGGCTAATAAACCAGCTCTCATACATAGGCtggaaaagagggaaaaaatgcaccaaaataagcTGCTCATGTAATTTCTTAGAGAAACAATACTGCATGTTGTTTTGACTGTTTGACTGTAATGGCAGATATTCTTGCAGTGTGGTTGGAGTCGGTGGGTGTAAAGTGAATTAAGTGACCTAGTTGCTCTACCTGAGCGCTGAAGCCATTGTAGAAACTATACCAAATGTGCACCAGAGCAAAAGCAGTGGTTTTGTAGAGGAAATAGCGCAGAAGGATGCAGATGCGGTAGTATGACCAGTGCCCGTGTACCAGCAGCAGCCTGCGAAGGAAGCTGAACTGAGCCAGAGCGAAATCTGCATTCTGCACCGCCTGACTTCCCTCCACGCCACAAAGACCAACGCCTATATGTGCCGCTGGTGAAAATACGAGAGTTTAGTTTGATTAGTTTACCAGAGAAATAACaaacaatgcatttaaataGTTGCTGTTTTGATCAAACGGTAAATATCTCACTCTTGATCATGTTGACATCGTTGGCGCCATCGCCTATTGCCATTGTAATCGAAGCCGAATGCTTCCTGACCATCTCGACCACTTCCGCTTTTTGCGCTGGTGTCACACGACAGCACAATACAGACTGGCATTGGTCAGACAGAGCAACAAACTTTGCCCCCCATTCTGCCGTTCTGGTCAATTCTGCCTGTTATGTTCAGAAAATAAACAGTAACAcatcattaatattgtgaaaaaacaaaacaaaaaaaacccgcaatttaaaataactgttttgtattgtaatatattttaaaatgtaatttattccagtcttcagtatcacatgatccttcagaaatcattctaatatgctgatttgctgctcaagaaacatttctgattattatcaatgctgaaaacagttgtgctgctcaatatttttgtggaaacaggcactgaaaaaaatgattcattgaatatactaaatttttttaaggtaagtgattgcaatcaatttatgttagctatatttaaataaacaaatttatttgactaactttcaacatgtttttttatttttttaaatgtaactaaaatgaaattgtttgcaaccacttacactcttaaaaataatggtgcttcaaaaggttcttcacagcgattttggttccacaaagaaccattcagtcaaaggttctttaaagaaccatctctctcttacctttttataatctgaagaaccttctttcgccacaaagaacattttgtgaaacaaaaaggttcttcagatgttaaatgttcttaaatggaaccatttagacaaaaaaggttcttctatggcattgtgaagcacctttatttttaagagtgtaccttaaaaaaatttagtataatttttttttcagtgtacattttttcaaaagaacagcagttaaatagaaatcttctgtaacattataaatgccttgactgtcacttttgatcaattgaatgcatccttcctgaataaaagtattactttctattattgtactgtatatattatattctaaaatgttcagatttaaAAGTATGAACCTTTGGCTTTATACGCTCACCAGTTCAGGACCTGAAATGACGAGTGCTGCTTTGCTCTTCACTGCTCTCTTGTCTGTGATCCAAACCTCCGGCTCTTTAGAAATGACATGAACATCTGGAGAAGGAGACTCTAGAAGCTGCCTGGAAGTGTTGACAACAGTCATGTTGCGTTATATTACATGCGAATGTGTATTTGTATAAGAGGTTCGATGCAAAAACTTTTCCAGCGTCAAGTAATTTTTCTGTTCTCACAAATTCACAACCTATCAGAAAACATTTGATGCTTAACAGATAGCTATATGGATAGCATCATGGACCAATTAAAGGTCATTGTGGGTGTGACTATCTAGCGTGACGTGATAATAatagaaacaaagcaaaacgACCAACTAGTTGCAACCATACTTCTATATGCTTCAAATGGTGACAGGTGGTACATACAGTCTGAGGCTGCATCCAAAATCCCTACATAGTCGGCAAAAAACGGTGTGTGAAAAGAGTAGCATGCCTgaattcacagtattcataaaacataaaacgGCTGCAAGTAATTACTTATTCAAAAGAAGTACCTGCTCAGAGAATGTGTGATTTCGGACAGTCTGAGTGTCTAGAAAATGTGTGGTCATAAAACTGTCATCAGCACAGAATTCAACAAATTCATATTTCAGCctcatgcttttaaaaatcGTTTGCAATTTTaggagtaataataaaaataattattaaacattttatttaaattattacataatataattatgatttaataatcatcatcacatcataattattattaataataatatacatttaattgttaattatattaaatatatttagtgaataatgatgataataataataattattcattatataaataaattacaaaatacaaccattaaattataaaattacataaaaaaatattaatatcactattaatacagttattattattttattattatgcacATACAGTGAAGAAAAGTTGAACATACCACTTTAAACAAACTGTGATGTGGGGCACATTAATActaaatttgacattatttaGTATGGGTAGTTTGCAAATTGGGTGCTTGTCACAGTAACAGCTGATTCGAATGATCTCAGATTGTAGAAATGTTAATGATATGCCTGTATTTTCTGACCTAAGCTCCTCCCCTTGAATCAGAGTTGTGTCTGGATCCATCAGTTTGCATGCATATCCCACATTCACAGCCGTTTCTGTTAGGAAGAGGTAGCAAACAGcgtaaatttgttttaatttactgCTTTAGGTTCTTAAAACCAGTTTATACATATGCTGAAACAGCACCTGTTTTGTCTCCTGTCAGCACCCACACCTTCACCCCCGCCCTCCGCAGGGTGGCGATGGTCTCAGGGACACCTTCCTGGAGACGATCCTCAATGGCAGTCACGCCCAACAGCTACACAAACAGGATTGTTTTATAACAGAATGCTACATGCTTTCGATAATCTGCCGTCCTACAGTTGACTCCAGAGACAATTAGTGTTTCATAATAACTCCCTTTGAGTACCGTTAAGTCTTTTTCCATTTGTTCATATATCTCTTCGAGCGCGGTCTCCTGGTTACCCGTCGATGTGCCCGCCTGACTGAGGGTGCGGTTCCACTCCGTCCACAGGGCTTCAGGAACCGAGCGCACTGCTACACACAGAGTCCTCAGACAGCTCTGAGAGAACAGCTGTCAACCGCACACACATCCAAAGACATCAACAAATGCCTCATACATAAACTCATACTCAACCACTTTCCTTTCACACCAAGAGCGATaaatatgaagatatttttatgtgaccctggaccacaaaaccagtcttaagtcgctggggtatatttgtagcaatagccgaAGATACactatatgggtcaaaatgatcaatttttattttatgccaaaaatcattaggatattatgtaaagatcatgttccgtgaagatatttagtgaatttcctaccgtaaatatatcaaaacttaatttttgatcagtaatatgcatagctaagaacttcatttagacaactttatctaatatttagatttttttgcaccctcagattccagattttcaaatagttgtatctcagccaaatattgtccgatcctaacaaatcatacatcaatagaaagcttattcattcagctttcagatgatgtagacatctcaattttgaaaaattgacacttatgactggttttgtggtccagggtcacatattagcatccacaccaacacACAATAACATTGTTTAATTCATTATaagacatataagaggtcattgtactataaaaacatcctgtacgTTTCAGAGCTCAAAACTTTCtcattagtctaaaaacagcttatattgaagtcACTCTATTAAAATGACCGGCTGTGGAATGTACTGCTTTATTATGTAATAGCGAGGCTAAACACCACCTCTGcagaagatcaacgcctgcttctacatcactgcctgtttagctccgcccaccAATTTTGCGCATGTAGTGTTTACGAGAGAGGCGAACACAcaggtctacgcagaaaccaaacgataaagATGGCGCTGAAGACAAGACTACGAtgtgcagtgccaagttgtggaaaaacagtcGCTGAATTgtcttccttctgatcccaacgtTATAGGAAAGAGGGaatgatctttatttttaaagaagatCCAGACcgcgtcagtaagaacttgatccattgttcacttcattttagttttgtttacaaacaaggcacaattcgacgcgggattttcaaaaagattgaaactaaaagacgatgctgtgccGACTGTATTGGATCCGACAGTAATGTcgcaacacaagtgtgagtaactgtttttattaagtgATCACTATAGTCTTTTCTTACAGATCGTATTTAAGTGTTTTTGATCTAAATCACAGCAGTGTCCATCTATGAGTaatgtaggctgtcaaacatacaaaagtcaatcatagcagtgggcgtttaacTTCCAAGTCTACGATCCGCCACttctattcaaacagagcgttcagATGAGGGGagttaaaaacaggacagaaaatagcctattacttctaaattatgttttttgatgtaaaaatctttttaaaaatataaggggacctcagagaacagtacaaaatcaTAAAAAGCCAGTTCATGATCCCTTTAAATGCTCTCAAGCTCTTTAAGCTTGAATGGATTCTGATTAGCTGTCAATAACTATTCATTTTCCATCCAATGTTGTGAATTTATCTTAtgcagaaaatttgaatattgcataaaacatttgagaATAAAGCACGGTTTCCATCCATTGTGTTCAAGAGAACAAAATTGCCACTTCCTGGTGATAAttattaaaggtgctgtatgtaggtttttgactctactaaagcataaaaataccataatatgtttgcagatatttaaaaaacatgttaagTTAACATACTCGttcatctgaaaaacaatgctacagtcagttattctcctttgaaaatgtgcattctggGACGGAATGTCTGTGTCTGTTTTGGTTTGTGacacccgcccactgccagtttagcCAATTGTATTTCGACAtcccgggttgccagttggtggaaaaTACAgcgtatttcatttcattcatcgtcatgtgcgctcgttcctgttggtgtcgtcaatctggcaacctgcgtgtgcctcaagtctgaggaggaggggccagGTGAAAAAAAccctctccaatattttgaatttggattgcaatacctagttcaaccactAGGTGTCAATTCTacatacagcaaaaaaaaaaaaaaaaaaagttgctgcAACAAGGAAGCCTGTGGCTCTTTTTCCTACATAATAAATTACTTGCGCCTTAAGCTCTGAACACACTAcacgattttcggctgtcccaaACAAAATATTGGtatcgtgaaacaatcgtggcgATTTCTGTGATCGTGGCTCCTAGTGAGAGAGGTTCAAAGATGGCCGTTGTCAGTCTTGTGTCCAAAGATAGCCTACGATACAGCATGATCATCGTACAGTGTGTTTGCTGGTACGAACCACGTTTACTGACCAACCAATAAAAATCCGACATGAAATCAACGTGGCATGGtgctaaaacataaaactgcttacctcaagctcttatcccttcctctttcgccgcttttactttttttcagcacacataaaaactacaactgctaaagtctgattatcatgctctttttgtttactaCTAGCGCATGTTTATGACGTTTTATTCTTCTATAGTAACGTGCATCGTAGCGTACAAGTCAATAGGTGTTATCATCGTACAGTCTACACACGTCGTAGTcaagtttattagatccatgACGCACAGTGTGACATGCAATGATCTAATAGGActgctaaaatcgtgcagtgtgtcttGGGCTTTAGAGTGTGCAGACAAAATGCAATAGCAAACTCTGCCATGTTATCTTGCATTCGAAGGCAGATGATGTTTGGAAAATTAATCCTGTGAGACTGTTTTAAACCAAATCATACTGATGACGGACTTTGGCATTTCAGAATGATTATATAACTGATTGAATGATTATGGGCCTTTAAAGTCGCCTCACCTCTAGAGCTCTCTCGGTGCTCTCCTGAAGTGGCCAGTCCCTCTGAAGCCTTTCCAGAACAACAAGATCTGCACCTTTACAGTACAGCTTCAACTGTCCTCCAGGGTCCCGCACTACACAAACCCATACATTAACCTATATGTTAATATGCTTTTTACACATATCCTATGTACCTTGCACAGCATGAATTTCAGCAACAAGCTGTATGTGAACAGCTTGATTTTACTTGATTTTGCGCTAATAAATTTTGAAAGCCTATGTGTTTGGCTGCACGCAAAATCTTAAGTGTTCACAGCAGAACTGAAGTATGCCTTGGGCTTCAACTTCacaatattttagaaatttGAAAAGAACAAACCCAAAAGGTAACAGTGATGTTTTTTG
The sequence above is a segment of the Onychostoma macrolepis isolate SWU-2019 chromosome 22, ASM1243209v1, whole genome shotgun sequence genome. Coding sequences within it:
- the atp8b3 gene encoding phospholipid-transporting ATPase IC isoform X3 — protein: MADSKAERGIKWEVRANDRHFHQSCHRRSFFCFRWGRYADNMVRSYKYTPLTFLPLNLYEQFQRAANLFFLLIVVLQSVPIIATIPWYSTMLPLLFVLLVRGCKDLATDLGRRRSDAQINRCPCDILTPEGFKTVKWKDVRVGDILQLHKDQIIPADLLLLCSTEPHSLCYVETADIDGETNLKFRQALSVTHTELNGDSVKQSLAAFDGIVWCEEPNGNLHSFKGELHWKGERHLLDTDHLLLRGTVLRNTDIAYGLAIYTGSDSKILQNCGKLKLKKTQVEILLNTTVLVILLFMLTTALLLAVGAGLFEHRFSSQYDVVSTLQRDSSPVYLGFLTFWGYIILLSPSMPMSLYITFEVIHMVHCLLIGWDVEMYWEDNNSPAQARTTTLNEELGQVGHLLSDKTGTLTQNRLLFRQCFIAGHIYGDMSKELKPLDLSWNRFSCGGLKFSDQQLVDHLRERSSPECQEFFTALALCHTVMSEWRDGLPHYQASSPDEEALVCAARELGWVFLSRTRETLTISEMGLTRNYQLLALLDFTSKRRRMSVLVRDPGGQLKLYCKGADLVVLERLQRDWPLQESTERALELFSQSCLRTLCVAVRSVPEALWTEWNRTLSQAGTSTGNQETALEEIYEQMEKDLTLLGVTAIEDRLQEGVPETIATLRRAGVKVWVLTGDKTETAVNVGYACKLMDPDTTLIQGEELRQLLESPSPDVHVISKEPEVWITDKRAVKSKAALVISGPELAELTRTAEWGAKFVALSDQCQSVLCCRVTPAQKAEVVEMVRKHSASITMAIGDGANDVNMIKTAHIGVGLCGVEGSQAVQNADFALAQFSFLRRLLLVHGHWSYYRICILLRYFLYKTTAFALVHIWYSFYNGFSAQPMYESWFISLYTTLYTSLPIQCMGFFEQDVSAKSCLCWPEIYSIGQRKQLFNPLVLAITLLYSIYTSIILFFIPMGILQYSALDYQTLAVTVQTSVVLTMTVEVILHTKYWTKYSVAAVVFSLVAFFLSMLALHSARLFTASPKDYFFLGASPNAYSTPEVWLTICVTTCIAVLPSITIRALGLVLTNPNKHKIHSSNESVELKSWFQRGTLQRRSSYAVSQGKGFGKLITTGVGLPSTAPPQDRRVTADSLKKESPQGSRIEMNSGDVAC
- the atp8b3 gene encoding phospholipid-transporting ATPase IC isoform X1, with the protein product MQLKGCLARGTPGTVIYLDETLGRRALWDLLSRNKKTVSRPSLCVTLSWLIARQKEESNGRFEPTTVIFINPVTADLSFVSAGGVMLYDNMVRSYKYTPLTFLPLNLYEQFQRAANLFFLLIVVLQSVPIIATIPWYSTMLPLLFVLLVRGCKDLATDLGRRRSDAQINRCPCDILTPEGFKTVKWKDVRVGDILQLHKDQIIPADLLLLCSTEPHSLCYVETADIDGETNLKFRQALSVTHTELNGDSVKQSLAAFDGIVWCEEPNGNLHSFKGELHWKGERHLLDTDHLLLRGTVLRNTDIAYGLAIYTGSDSKILQNCGKLKLKKTQVEILLNTTVLVILLFMLTTALLLAVGAGLFEHRFSSQYDVVSTLQRDSSPVYLGFLTFWGYIILLSPSMPMSLYITFEVIHMVHCLLIGWDVEMYWEDNNSPAQARTTTLNEELGQVGHLLSDKTGTLTQNRLLFRQCFIAGHIYGDMSKELKPLDLSWNRFSCGGLKFSDQQLVDHLRERSSPECQEFFTALALCHTVMSEWRDGLPHYQASSPDEEALVCAARELGWVFLSRTRETLTISEMGLTRNYQLLALLDFTSKRRRMSVLVRDPGGQLKLYCKGADLVVLERLQRDWPLQESTERALELFSQSCLRTLCVAVRSVPEALWTEWNRTLSQAGTSTGNQETALEEIYEQMEKDLTLLGVTAIEDRLQEGVPETIATLRRAGVKVWVLTGDKTETAVNVGYACKLMDPDTTLIQGEELRQLLESPSPDVHVISKEPEVWITDKRAVKSKAALVISGPELAELTRTAEWGAKFVALSDQCQSVLCCRVTPAQKAEVVEMVRKHSASITMAIGDGANDVNMIKTAHIGVGLCGVEGSQAVQNADFALAQFSFLRRLLLVHGHWSYYRICILLRYFLYKTTAFALVHIWYSFYNGFSAQPMYESWFISLYTTLYTSLPIQCMGFFEQDVSAKSCLCWPEIYSIGQRKQLFNPLVLAITLLYSIYTSIILFFIPMGILQYSALDYQTLAVTVQTSVVLTMTVEVILHTKYWTKYSVAAVVFSLVAFFLSMLALHSARLFTASPKDYFFLGASPNAYSTPEVWLTICVTTCIAVLPSITIRALGLVLTNPNKHKIHSSNESVELKSWFQRGTLQRRSSYAVSQGKGFGKLITTGVGLPSTAPPQDRRVTADSLKKESPQGSRIEMNSGDVAC